From Novipirellula galeiformis, the proteins below share one genomic window:
- a CDS encoding FkbM family methyltransferase — MELLSNTKRLMERWFDCRIYRGWFPRGNNLRFDRTRIISEAPSIIFDVGANVGQTACSLAQQYPRAIIHAFEPVKSTFDTLTKNVRRFPNVRCHQLALGASTSVAKINIYQGSCNNSFVNFDNEEPLEVEEVSVQSLSQFCENHEIHKIDYLKIDTEGFDLEVVRGAEELFKRNAISTVLAELGFSLGNEKHVPFADFNEFMHSQGMGVFGIYDQRREFDGSHLLRRADCLFVSSSVCLKKLDSSPDV, encoded by the coding sequence ATGGAACTGTTGAGTAATACAAAACGTTTGATGGAGCGATGGTTTGATTGCAGAATTTATCGTGGTTGGTTTCCTCGCGGAAACAATCTGCGATTTGATCGGACGAGGATTATTAGTGAAGCCCCGTCCATAATTTTTGATGTAGGTGCCAATGTTGGGCAGACCGCTTGCAGTCTTGCCCAGCAATATCCGCGTGCCATTATCCACGCATTTGAACCGGTCAAATCAACCTTCGATACATTGACCAAGAATGTTCGGCGATTCCCCAATGTGCGATGTCATCAGTTGGCGTTAGGGGCCAGCACTTCAGTTGCGAAAATCAACATTTATCAGGGAAGCTGCAACAATTCATTTGTTAATTTTGACAATGAAGAACCGCTGGAAGTCGAGGAAGTATCCGTGCAATCGCTCAGTCAATTCTGCGAGAATCACGAAATTCATAAGATTGATTACCTGAAGATAGACACCGAAGGTTTCGACTTGGAGGTTGTCAGGGGAGCAGAGGAACTTTTTAAACGCAACGCGATCAGTACCGTGCTGGCGGAATTGGGATTCTCGTTAGGTAACGAGAAACATGTGCCGTTCGCGGATTTCAATGAATTCATGCATTCACAGGGAATGGGTGTTTTCGGGATATATGATCAGCGCAGAGAGTTTGATGGTTCGCACCTCTTACGGCGGGCTGACTGCCTGTTTGTCTCATCCAGTGTTTGTCTGAAGAAACTTGACAGCAGTCCGGACGTCTGA
- a CDS encoding acyltransferase: protein MSFSRLLWKFAEIKRLSFARIRSKWFAVCGAAVGAKCLFGCKSRIDRPWTTKFGTRCVLEPDVWFDVVSDDAEIVVGDHVFIGRGTHLLISDGVSIGDHCLIGDGVVISDHKHNTFSGELIDGQGCSSDRITIGDGVLLCVGSVILQGVHIGEGAIVGPGAVVSQDVKPGSIVGSPPARMLGMREGNV from the coding sequence ATGAGCTTTTCCCGTCTCCTTTGGAAGTTTGCCGAAATCAAACGATTGTCGTTTGCCAGAATCCGCAGCAAATGGTTTGCAGTCTGCGGCGCTGCTGTAGGAGCAAAATGTTTGTTTGGATGCAAGTCACGAATCGATCGACCGTGGACAACCAAATTTGGCACCCGATGTGTTCTGGAACCGGACGTTTGGTTTGATGTCGTAAGCGATGATGCGGAGATTGTTGTTGGCGATCACGTTTTCATTGGGCGCGGAACCCATTTGCTGATCAGCGATGGAGTGTCGATCGGAGATCATTGTCTGATTGGAGATGGAGTGGTCATTTCCGACCACAAACACAACACTTTTTCCGGTGAATTGATCGACGGACAAGGTTGTAGCTCCGATCGCATTACCATCGGCGACGGTGTGCTTCTGTGTGTGGGTTCCGTGATTCTGCAGGGAGTACACATCGGGGAGGGAGCGATTGTGGGTCCGGGGGCGGTGGTCTCTCAGGACGTCAAGCCTGGCAGTATTGTGGGTTCACCTCCGGCAAGAATGTTGGGAATGCGGGAGGGCAACGTATGA
- a CDS encoding glycosyltransferase family 10 domain-containing protein codes for MFLDYFATTGRSYLRYPKRLRIAVLSEPNTSVPFFEDVNLCNRFAIVLTHDARLLERGFPYRELVFGTNWLGDDSLERRDYNKIRLVSMIGAHHQNPVAGHVLRNEVIARLANRSGVDRFGKGVKWIDSKMDGLADYAFSIAMENCSRDAYFSEKIIDCLLTETVPIYYGCDGIHRYFDERGLISFQSVDELESILDSLSWQRYEQMRPFVLQNRDRAISQKWATRPQLYERIAAEILDHYGCLNRHASPTLFRIAQDVRHRMRRVSRSPRDRK; via the coding sequence TTGTTTTTGGACTATTTTGCGACCACCGGCCGCAGTTATCTTCGCTACCCCAAGAGGCTTCGGATTGCGGTCCTAAGCGAACCCAACACCAGCGTTCCTTTTTTTGAAGACGTCAATCTGTGCAATCGGTTCGCGATAGTGCTGACGCACGATGCGCGATTGCTGGAACGCGGATTCCCGTATCGCGAACTCGTTTTCGGAACCAACTGGCTGGGTGACGACTCACTTGAGCGTCGCGACTACAATAAGATCCGCTTAGTATCAATGATCGGTGCCCACCATCAAAACCCAGTCGCCGGGCATGTATTGAGGAACGAGGTGATCGCACGCCTTGCCAACCGTTCCGGAGTGGACCGCTTTGGTAAAGGTGTTAAGTGGATCGACAGTAAAATGGATGGCCTGGCCGACTATGCATTCTCAATCGCCATGGAGAATTGCAGCCGTGATGCCTATTTTTCCGAAAAAATCATCGATTGCCTGCTGACAGAAACCGTTCCGATTTACTACGGCTGCGACGGGATTCATCGATATTTTGACGAACGCGGCCTAATCTCATTCCAATCCGTGGATGAGTTGGAGTCAATCCTGGACAGCCTTTCCTGGCAACGGTACGAGCAGATGCGCCCGTTCGTTTTACAGAATCGCGATCGCGCAATCTCACAGAAGTGGGCAACGCGACCGCAACTTTACGAACGAATTGCGGCTGAGATTTTGGACCATTACGGCTGTTTGAACAGGCACGCCTCGCCAACTTTGTTTCGGATCGCTCAAGACGTTCGACATCGCATGCGCCGCGTAAGCAGGTCTCCAAGAGACCGCAAGTAG
- a CDS encoding glycosyltransferase family 4 protein: MLSKWSRILGLAAHSSIKSKLSKCLVSVTGQHIHKASKVCDGYVVSNSLDAQFLHQRHRLAWEQIATIPQAPAAVFRANHVPQMTPRRLRKMLYVAGYHFAKGPHAVATAAKQLLSADENLSLTWICHPGDHAKVKNLLGPVAPRVRLLGWMTQEELVKEFDGHGVFLYPSLFDGFGKIFLEAMSRGLCVIGTTAGGMVDIIQHGLNGFLCDFNAPQQIVDRVVEIQRDLQAAGKMSSAAVKTADQHTWERVGRELEQFFAERLKSVSNDKRATRAR; the protein is encoded by the coding sequence GTGCTGTCGAAGTGGTCTCGAATCCTGGGTCTTGCCGCCCACTCATCGATCAAGTCGAAACTGAGTAAATGCCTAGTGTCGGTAACGGGCCAGCATATTCACAAGGCGTCGAAAGTCTGTGATGGTTATGTCGTCAGCAACAGTCTGGATGCACAGTTCCTGCACCAGCGACATCGGCTTGCCTGGGAGCAAATCGCGACGATCCCACAGGCACCCGCAGCAGTATTCCGTGCGAACCACGTCCCGCAGATGACGCCGCGCCGATTGCGTAAGATGCTATACGTGGCGGGTTACCATTTCGCAAAAGGTCCGCACGCTGTTGCAACCGCTGCGAAACAGTTACTGTCCGCGGACGAGAATCTGTCGCTCACGTGGATCTGTCATCCGGGCGACCATGCCAAAGTGAAAAATTTACTCGGACCGGTCGCTCCGCGAGTTCGCTTGCTCGGTTGGATGACGCAAGAAGAGTTGGTTAAAGAGTTCGACGGGCACGGCGTTTTTCTTTACCCCTCACTATTTGACGGTTTCGGCAAAATATTTTTGGAGGCGATGTCGCGCGGACTTTGCGTGATTGGAACAACCGCGGGAGGCATGGTCGATATTATACAGCACGGCTTGAATGGATTTTTGTGCGATTTCAACGCACCGCAGCAGATTGTCGATCGGGTTGTTGAGATACAACGCGATCTGCAGGCCGCCGGCAAAATGTCATCGGCCGCGGTAAAAACCGCAGACCAACATACTTGGGAACGTGTCGGGCGGGAATTGGAACAATTCTTTGCCGAACGTCTGAAATCAGTATCGAACGATAAAAGGGCCACTCGGGCACGATGA
- a CDS encoding glycosyltransferase family 61 protein — MNPSLLDRVRNRLIRNLNVPPRYLGYPCLQQTASEDYCTEQGTTWCRLMDDEPGDFRLPQNIHSRTELEDSRGKYAFSFYDVPELLQLGPVAAELRDCRLLRVRSPWQNDFYAVITNDDREVVVDGCQFSPDHARLLRGRPTVRQIDSACWVGTHSTRNYFLWLFFHLPRIHLAQTHLPDVPILLPAADLLDQPRRDALQMLGVRDPLFLESADEVIEVRRLNVFRYSMFNSRVLGEIRQRLTSGLPPGRKDRRIYICREECANRRMSNETEFWNKIQPYGFERVFLEKLSFVEQMEVMASAQAVIGLHGAGFANLLFCAPGTRVAEIRDSGSPNPHFYAVASILGHDYWHFVGKPAEGKPLFRDLHVDLDALQPFLNAVSGEHPL, encoded by the coding sequence ATGAATCCATCGTTACTTGATCGCGTACGGAACCGGTTGATAAGAAACCTGAATGTTCCGCCGCGGTATCTCGGTTACCCGTGTCTACAACAAACAGCGAGCGAAGACTACTGCACCGAACAGGGAACAACCTGGTGCAGGTTGATGGACGACGAGCCAGGAGACTTTCGACTTCCGCAGAATATTCATAGCCGCACGGAGTTGGAGGATTCGCGGGGTAAGTATGCGTTCTCGTTCTACGACGTGCCCGAACTGCTTCAACTGGGCCCGGTGGCCGCCGAGTTACGGGACTGCCGGTTGCTGCGGGTACGCAGCCCGTGGCAAAACGACTTCTACGCGGTCATCACTAACGATGACCGCGAAGTGGTCGTTGACGGCTGTCAATTCTCACCGGATCATGCGCGATTACTTCGTGGCCGGCCGACAGTCCGGCAGATTGATTCAGCCTGTTGGGTTGGCACCCACTCCACGCGAAATTATTTTCTGTGGCTGTTCTTTCATTTACCAAGGATTCACCTGGCGCAAACGCACTTACCAGATGTACCGATCCTGCTGCCGGCGGCGGACCTTCTGGATCAGCCCCGTCGGGATGCTCTGCAGATGCTTGGCGTGCGTGACCCGTTATTCCTGGAATCAGCGGACGAAGTGATCGAGGTCAGGCGGCTCAATGTTTTCCGCTATAGCATGTTTAACAGTCGCGTGCTCGGCGAAATCCGCCAAAGACTCACTTCTGGGTTGCCTCCGGGTCGGAAAGACAGACGCATCTACATTTGTAGGGAAGAGTGCGCGAACCGTCGAATGAGTAATGAAACTGAATTTTGGAATAAAATTCAGCCGTATGGTTTTGAACGTGTTTTTCTTGAGAAACTTTCATTTGTCGAACAGATGGAAGTCATGGCAAGTGCGCAAGCGGTCATTGGGTTGCACGGTGCGGGTTTTGCCAACCTGCTCTTTTGCGCGCCAGGCACACGCGTCGCAGAAATACGTGATTCCGGGTCACCCAATCCTCACTTTTACGCGGTCGCCAGTATTCTCGGGCACGACTACTGGCACTTTGTGGGCAAACCAGCTGAAGGCAAACCACTCTTTCGTGATTTGCATGTCGATCTGGACGCGCTACAGCCCTTCCTAAACGCCGTTTCCGGGGAGCACCCGCTGTGA
- a CDS encoding SDR family NAD(P)-dependent oxidoreductase, with protein MTKTAHKVFELQDCLEFAKISGDFNPLHVDPLESRRTVFGMPVVHGMHLVMQGLELLCSQTDRIRLESLKGSFLRPVVVGDKVTWTLTERGALQFRVTISTGAQVAFFDVLFQNDNRPSDSGNCVAKKADVAIRSRTFDEVETACGELRYPVDSNSLAERFPSAYQSIPVNQLCDLVTTSTLVGMECPGRHSLYSRFDFSFSPVAETCPKRAMAYQVIRADKRFRMATLSIKTPECTGEITAFVRPEPTRQLSFADACGLVGPEEFAGSSALVVGGSRGLGEVACKLLAAGGADVTLTFARGRSDALRMKEELCEAPGEITITQLNVRDLVLTDLKPPATSLDVYYFATPAISAGTGEFSTAKFQDFCGYYVYGVSELIHGLVRDGFQVQNLLCPSTAFLDTIPREMVEYAAAKAAAETVCKHLENRIDGLQVHCPRWPKLKTDQTAALVPEEFANAPSTVLESIRQIYQRK; from the coding sequence ATGACGAAAACCGCTCACAAGGTCTTTGAGCTTCAGGACTGTCTTGAGTTTGCGAAGATCAGCGGTGATTTTAACCCGCTGCATGTTGACCCGTTGGAATCCAGGAGAACCGTTTTTGGAATGCCGGTAGTCCATGGGATGCACCTAGTCATGCAAGGGCTTGAGCTACTCTGTTCGCAGACGGATCGGATCCGGCTTGAATCGTTAAAGGGGTCGTTTCTGCGTCCGGTAGTCGTCGGCGACAAAGTAACCTGGACATTAACGGAACGGGGAGCACTTCAGTTCCGTGTAACCATATCGACTGGGGCTCAAGTTGCTTTTTTCGACGTTTTGTTTCAGAACGACAATCGACCATCTGATTCGGGTAATTGTGTCGCGAAAAAGGCCGATGTGGCGATCCGCAGCAGAACGTTTGACGAGGTCGAAACGGCCTGTGGCGAACTGCGTTACCCAGTCGACTCCAACTCTTTGGCAGAACGCTTTCCAAGTGCGTATCAGTCGATTCCCGTTAATCAGTTGTGTGATCTCGTGACGACATCGACGCTCGTCGGTATGGAATGTCCTGGCCGCCATTCCTTGTACTCACGTTTCGATTTTTCGTTTTCGCCCGTTGCAGAAACCTGCCCTAAGCGTGCCATGGCTTATCAAGTCATTCGCGCCGACAAACGTTTCCGCATGGCCACACTGAGCATAAAAACACCTGAATGCACCGGTGAGATCACCGCTTTTGTTCGCCCCGAACCAACCCGGCAACTCTCCTTCGCGGACGCCTGCGGTTTGGTCGGACCGGAGGAATTTGCCGGCTCTTCAGCGCTGGTGGTTGGCGGCTCGCGAGGCTTGGGCGAAGTCGCGTGTAAACTGCTCGCAGCAGGAGGCGCTGATGTGACTCTCACCTTTGCACGTGGCAGATCCGACGCGTTGCGAATGAAAGAGGAACTTTGTGAGGCCCCAGGGGAGATCACGATAACTCAACTGAATGTCCGAGATTTGGTGCTTACCGATTTGAAACCTCCCGCCACCAGTCTGGATGTGTACTATTTTGCCACCCCTGCGATTTCGGCAGGGACGGGAGAGTTTTCGACAGCGAAGTTCCAGGATTTTTGTGGCTATTATGTTTACGGGGTTAGCGAATTGATTCATGGGTTGGTGCGTGACGGCTTCCAGGTTCAAAATTTGCTTTGTCCGTCGACCGCGTTCCTAGATACCATTCCCCGGGAAATGGTGGAATACGCTGCCGCCAAAGCGGCAGCTGAGACTGTTTGCAAACATCTTGAAAATCGAATCGACGGACTTCAGGTGCATTGCCCGCGGTGGCCAAAGCTGAAAACGGATCAAACCGCCGCATTGGTGCCAGAAGAATTTGCAAACGCGCCCTCTACGGTGCTTGAATCAATACGTCAGATCTACCAGCGAAAGTAA
- a CDS encoding glycosyltransferase family 2 protein, translating to MNIHASLVSTIIPVYNRAVFLEAAVESVLAQSYRPIEVILVDDGSTDDTPELIQSIVSGNPDIVRSIRIANCGPGGARERGRQIARGEFIQYLDSDDRLLPNKFTAQVEALQSNPDCGVSYGKTCLINETGHVLVAPFKKSGVRFESLFPELLVDRWWNTHTPLYRRSVCDQVGAWTTMRMGEDWHYDARVGALGTKLVFCNEFVSQHRQHTHERLTGGGLSVNALRDFGQLIPTLYFCAKQAGVEVGGPEMQHFSRWAFSLARQLGRSGQTKLAHECFEVARKADCAGGSGTQYRLVGTMARLLGWRIVGTICESFSKLRRRPGSDTMKQAWMT from the coding sequence ATGAATATTCACGCGTCATTGGTGTCCACGATCATTCCGGTATACAACCGAGCGGTGTTTTTGGAGGCAGCGGTGGAGAGTGTTCTCGCGCAATCCTATCGCCCCATCGAAGTGATTCTTGTCGATGACGGATCGACAGATGACACGCCCGAGTTGATTCAATCGATCGTGTCGGGAAATCCGGACATTGTGCGATCCATTCGCATTGCGAATTGCGGACCCGGCGGCGCTCGCGAGCGGGGCAGGCAAATCGCTCGTGGTGAGTTTATCCAATACCTAGACAGTGACGACCGCCTACTGCCCAACAAGTTCACTGCTCAGGTCGAAGCACTTCAATCCAATCCCGACTGTGGCGTCTCCTACGGGAAGACTTGCCTGATCAATGAAACGGGGCATGTGCTGGTTGCCCCCTTTAAGAAGTCAGGGGTTCGATTTGAATCGCTGTTTCCTGAATTGTTGGTTGACCGCTGGTGGAATACGCACACGCCTTTGTATCGACGCAGCGTTTGCGATCAGGTTGGAGCGTGGACAACGATGCGGATGGGAGAGGACTGGCACTACGACGCTCGCGTCGGAGCACTCGGAACGAAGCTGGTGTTCTGCAATGAATTCGTTTCGCAGCACCGGCAACATACCCATGAGCGGCTGACGGGAGGTGGCCTGAGCGTAAACGCGTTGAGAGACTTTGGTCAACTGATTCCGACTCTGTATTTTTGTGCGAAGCAGGCCGGGGTGGAGGTTGGTGGTCCGGAGATGCAGCACTTCTCTCGCTGGGCGTTCTCGCTTGCGCGTCAGCTCGGACGTTCCGGGCAGACGAAGCTAGCGCACGAGTGCTTTGAAGTGGCGAGAAAAGCGGATTGCGCTGGTGGGTCAGGGACACAATATCGTCTCGTGGGCACGATGGCGCGGTTACTGGGATGGAGAATCGTTGGGACTATCTGTGAGTCATTCAGCAAGTTGCGACGACGCCCCGGCAGCGACACGATGAAGCAAGCGTGGATGACATAA
- a CDS encoding FkbM family methyltransferase, with translation MYSDLASHIHNKTISFQSQHGEDVFLWNYFERKSDGTCVEVGAFDGKSCSNTYAFEALGWKCILVEPDPEMADRCRMNRPESDVVQAAVGGRDASGTITFNKVRSDADWSGMMSFTEADPVHLEKCKRLNASIESVTVPHRSLNEILKDVTGPIDFMTIDVEGHEMEVLDGLDLERFRPTVLVTECTYDRERDLVGQYLAARNYERVTTVGCNHFFTRIQSNGNDRRLDQVQSS, from the coding sequence GTGTACTCAGATCTGGCATCGCATATCCACAACAAGACAATCAGCTTTCAATCCCAGCATGGCGAAGACGTCTTTCTGTGGAACTACTTTGAGCGAAAATCGGATGGAACGTGTGTGGAGGTCGGCGCCTTCGACGGAAAATCCTGCAGCAACACCTACGCCTTCGAAGCACTGGGTTGGAAGTGCATTCTGGTCGAACCCGATCCGGAAATGGCGGACCGTTGCCGTATGAATCGACCTGAAAGCGACGTGGTACAGGCAGCCGTCGGCGGTCGCGACGCCAGCGGCACAATCACCTTCAACAAGGTTCGCTCCGATGCCGACTGGTCCGGAATGATGTCGTTCACCGAGGCCGATCCTGTTCATCTCGAAAAGTGCAAACGACTGAACGCCAGCATCGAGTCGGTTACCGTCCCGCACCGGAGCTTGAACGAGATTCTCAAAGATGTCACTGGCCCAATCGATTTCATGACAATTGATGTCGAGGGGCATGAAATGGAAGTACTGGACGGGCTGGACCTTGAGCGTTTTCGGCCGACGGTACTGGTAACCGAGTGCACCTATGACCGGGAAAGGGATCTTGTTGGCCAATACCTGGCTGCAAGGAACTATGAGCGGGTCACGACCGTCGGTTGCAACCATTTTTTCACGCGAATCCAGTCAAACGGAAACGACCGGAGATTGGATCAGGTTCAATCATCATGA
- a CDS encoding glycosyltransferase family 2 protein, which translates to MPDVSVIIGVRNAAHSVGESVIGILEQSFTDLECIVINDGSVDDTGRILDELAKQDQRLKILHQENRGLTQALITASGMAQGEFIARQDADDISIPDRLEKQVAALARDESAVLATCWVEDVTPEGIVCETHRNLGHTVKLASGEDHHLIGVPAHGSVLMRRDALERVGGYRVPFYYAQDSDLWLRLSEIGNFVVVPEVLYQRTVSTDCISARFQDAQKQFSELAQACFRATRQGAADHEWLREAERLSEKCRVRKDETTSSFDRATSLLLVGAALAEKDPILAGQYFKRAIASNAFHLRAWKALLVHNLRQLFPRDA; encoded by the coding sequence ATGCCAGATGTTTCAGTCATCATCGGAGTCCGCAACGCCGCCCATTCAGTCGGTGAATCGGTTATAGGAATTTTGGAACAGTCCTTCACTGATCTGGAGTGCATCGTCATTAATGATGGATCAGTGGATGATACCGGGCGAATTCTCGATGAATTGGCCAAGCAGGATCAGCGTCTGAAAATTCTTCATCAGGAGAACCGAGGATTAACTCAGGCTTTGATCACTGCGTCTGGAATGGCACAAGGAGAATTCATTGCCAGACAGGATGCGGACGATATTTCGATACCTGATCGGCTAGAAAAACAGGTTGCCGCGTTAGCAAGAGACGAGTCTGCGGTGTTGGCTACTTGCTGGGTCGAAGATGTCACCCCGGAAGGCATCGTGTGCGAAACACACAGGAATCTCGGCCACACCGTTAAACTGGCATCCGGTGAGGATCATCACCTGATCGGTGTGCCCGCCCACGGAAGCGTGCTCATGCGCCGTGATGCACTTGAACGGGTCGGCGGTTACCGCGTTCCCTTTTACTATGCCCAGGACAGTGACCTTTGGCTGCGGTTGTCAGAAATTGGCAATTTTGTGGTGGTGCCCGAAGTTCTCTATCAGCGCACCGTCAGCACTGACTGTATCAGCGCGCGATTCCAGGATGCGCAGAAGCAATTCAGTGAACTGGCCCAGGCCTGCTTTCGAGCCACCCGGCAGGGTGCTGCTGATCACGAGTGGTTGCGTGAAGCAGAACGGTTGTCTGAGAAATGTCGCGTGCGCAAGGATGAAACCACTTCCAGCTTTGATCGCGCGACCAGTCTACTGCTGGTGGGAGCTGCGCTTGCAGAAAAAGATCCCATACTTGCAGGTCAGTATTTCAAACGCGCGATAGCCTCGAATGCTTTTCACCTGAGAGCTTGGAAAGCGCTGCTGGTCCACAATCTGCGACAGTTGTTTCCGCGCGACGCATGA
- a CDS encoding class I SAM-dependent methyltransferase, whose amino-acid sequence MAPDITYAGPKSVRDCSQLMSLVQDRFASGIDVLDLGCGSRDHAAPVESLNHRYVGVDYSNKAADFLADAHALPFKDGSFDCVLSYAVLEHLYNPFVAVSEVCRVLRPGGIYLGTVSLGEPFHQSFFHVTPWGFLSLIESAPELKVDQLWSSMDTLRSLSRMGRYSRPVRWMLGMLHRFDRRTPFLTPRKMKWPEIDRKCDALYRTGSLGFCVSKSDVRPTE is encoded by the coding sequence ATGGCACCTGACATTACCTATGCCGGGCCGAAGTCGGTTCGAGACTGCTCTCAGCTGATGTCGCTTGTTCAGGATCGTTTTGCCAGCGGCATTGATGTGCTGGATCTTGGATGCGGATCGCGTGATCACGCCGCCCCAGTGGAATCATTGAATCATCGATACGTTGGCGTCGACTACTCGAATAAGGCCGCCGACTTTCTTGCAGATGCGCATGCACTGCCGTTCAAAGACGGATCATTTGATTGCGTGCTTTCCTATGCGGTGCTGGAACACTTGTATAATCCGTTTGTCGCGGTCAGCGAGGTTTGCAGAGTGTTGCGACCGGGTGGCATTTATCTGGGCACAGTCTCACTGGGTGAGCCATTTCACCAATCGTTCTTTCACGTCACACCATGGGGTTTTCTGTCTCTAATCGAATCAGCGCCTGAATTGAAGGTGGATCAACTCTGGTCGTCGATGGATACACTGCGTTCGTTGTCGCGAATGGGGCGATATTCGCGTCCAGTCAGGTGGATGCTGGGGATGCTGCATCGTTTTGACAGGCGAACGCCGTTCCTGACGCCGCGGAAAATGAAATGGCCGGAAATTGACCGGAAGTGTGATGCACTTTACCGCACAGGCAGTTTGGGATTCTGTGTCTCGAAGTCAGACGTGCGACCAACCGAATGA
- a CDS encoding acyltransferase family protein has translation MTEEIQEPKRLAQLDILRAIACILVIISHTPAPANPLMMALKRGGWIGVDLFFVLSGFLVTSLLFREYKRDGRVRAGRFAIRRALKIYPAFYFFLFVTTICIVLLANDLSNISPGKLLAEALFVQNYLPSVWGHTWSLAVEEHFYIAVIILVWSCSRFGSGNPFRSWPPILVGVGVVVLSLRIAFANTFTNVPAVTHLRCDALSMGILLAYLWNFQHDWFINFSARYRVILLTAGILLVMPPFIYSAREYSWIRVYGLTTNYLGSAMILFAVIPLKMKNPGFISSSLAWVGTYSYSIYVWHAVVASWIIPRIHERTVDVSTYVTVFLSLLLSLCLGIVMANIIEFPVLKFRDIFFPATDRRIATSRT, from the coding sequence ATGACAGAGGAAATACAAGAGCCGAAACGTCTTGCACAGCTTGACATACTGCGAGCGATAGCCTGCATCTTGGTGATAATCAGCCATACCCCTGCACCTGCAAACCCGCTAATGATGGCCCTTAAACGCGGTGGGTGGATTGGAGTGGACTTGTTTTTTGTGTTGAGCGGATTCCTTGTTACCAGCTTGCTGTTTCGGGAATACAAACGCGACGGGCGTGTTCGTGCAGGACGGTTTGCCATCCGAAGGGCTCTGAAAATATATCCGGCATTCTATTTCTTTCTGTTCGTCACGACGATTTGCATTGTCCTGCTTGCCAACGACCTCTCAAATATCAGCCCCGGCAAACTGCTTGCAGAAGCCTTGTTTGTGCAAAACTACCTGCCAAGCGTGTGGGGACACACATGGTCTCTTGCCGTTGAGGAGCACTTCTACATTGCGGTGATTATCTTGGTTTGGAGCTGTTCAAGATTCGGTTCGGGCAATCCGTTTCGGTCATGGCCGCCAATCCTTGTTGGCGTTGGTGTGGTAGTCTTGAGCTTGCGTATCGCATTTGCCAACACGTTTACTAACGTGCCGGCGGTAACCCACTTGCGGTGCGATGCCCTGTCGATGGGAATCCTGTTGGCTTATTTGTGGAACTTCCAACACGATTGGTTCATCAATTTTTCGGCGCGATATCGCGTGATCCTGCTGACTGCAGGGATTTTGCTTGTGATGCCCCCGTTCATCTATTCCGCGCGAGAGTATAGCTGGATACGTGTCTATGGGCTTACGACAAACTACCTCGGCAGCGCCATGATTCTGTTCGCAGTGATCCCGCTTAAGATGAAAAACCCTGGCTTTATTTCCAGCAGCCTTGCCTGGGTCGGCACCTATTCCTATTCCATCTATGTCTGGCACGCCGTCGTGGCAAGTTGGATCATCCCGCGAATTCATGAACGAACAGTCGACGTTAGTACCTACGTTACGGTGTTCCTTTCATTGCTATTAAGCCTGTGCCTGGGAATCGTAATGGCGAACATAATCGAGTTTCCTGTATTGAAATTTCGAGATATCTTTTTCCCGGCGACGGACCGAAGAATCGCCACCAGCCGGACTTGA